A genome region from Deltaproteobacteria bacterium includes the following:
- a CDS encoding adenylate/guanylate cyclase domain-containing protein, translating into MADAPITVIFADISGSTMLCAVRGDETAYKLVSACLSTLEAEVHRFNGRVIKRVGDAILAVFDAAEPAVHAAHAMQIALEAPGSEVHAEGVRVRVGIATGTAVLDAGDIYGDVVNVAARLTSLAGANEVFMAGETYEGIPPSMKDNIRVIDQLALRGRPDWVLVYQYLWKQEGATVSTTVRPRGYTAALEVTYRGEKYALGPSRPKLTVGRDPDNDISIDETVVSRHHCDVVLRGDKFLLVDRSTNGTWVLTDGGDTFRVTREEITLAGSGRILPGRQNLEPLRYRVGPQTPA; encoded by the coding sequence ATGGCGGACGCTCCGATCACCGTCATCTTCGCCGACATCAGCGGCAGCACCATGCTCTGCGCGGTCCGCGGCGACGAGACGGCCTACAAACTCGTCTCCGCCTGCCTGAGCACGCTCGAAGCCGAGGTCCACCGCTTCAACGGGCGCGTGATCAAGCGGGTCGGCGACGCCATCCTCGCCGTCTTCGACGCTGCCGAGCCCGCGGTCCACGCGGCGCACGCCATGCAGATCGCGCTCGAGGCCCCCGGCAGCGAGGTTCATGCGGAGGGCGTCCGTGTCCGGGTCGGCATCGCGACCGGCACGGCCGTGCTCGACGCGGGCGACATCTACGGCGATGTCGTCAACGTCGCCGCCCGCCTCACCTCGCTCGCCGGCGCGAACGAGGTCTTCATGGCCGGCGAGACCTACGAGGGAATCCCGCCGTCGATGAAGGACAACATCCGCGTCATCGACCAGCTCGCGCTTCGCGGCCGCCCCGATTGGGTGCTCGTCTATCAGTACCTCTGGAAGCAAGAGGGCGCGACCGTCAGCACGACCGTCCGGCCGCGCGGCTACACCGCGGCGCTCGAGGTCACCTACCGCGGCGAGAAGTACGCGCTCGGCCCGTCGCGTCCGAAGCTCACGGTCGGCCGCGATCCCGACAACGACATCAGCATCGACGAGACGGTCGTGTCGCGTCACCACTGCGACGTCGTGCTGCGCGGCGACAAGTTCCTGCTCGTCGATCGCAGCACCAACGGCACCTGGGTGCTGACCGACGGCGGCGACACCTTCCGCGTGACCCGCGAGGAGATCACCCTCGCGGGCAGCGGCCGGATCTTGCCGGGACGCCAGAATCTGGAGCCCCTGCGCTATAGGGTGGGGCCGCAAACCCCTGCGTGA
- a CDS encoding serine/threonine-protein phosphatase: protein MGLMVVVGDVLSDRGLRRELNEDAYAYEPELDLFLVADGMGGHAAGEVASRTAAETITTKLQELLADDDLTPFRDADGKPCVGARRLVIAVECANDAIFRTAASNPSQRGMGTTVAALHFADGFANLCHVGDSRIYRIRNGGIERLTEDHAIAANVLSRALGAQPMVEASWRVEPVRPGECFVLCTDGVHGQVKDEEMLEIVERNGDDFAAACRELIALANDRGGRDNSTALVVGVR from the coding sequence GTGGGGCTCATGGTGGTCGTGGGTGACGTGCTGTCCGATCGCGGGCTCCGCCGCGAGCTGAACGAGGACGCCTATGCGTACGAGCCCGAGCTCGACCTCTTCCTGGTCGCCGACGGCATGGGCGGTCACGCCGCGGGCGAGGTCGCGAGTCGTACCGCTGCCGAGACGATCACGACCAAGCTCCAGGAGCTCCTGGCCGACGACGATCTGACCCCGTTTCGCGACGCCGACGGCAAGCCCTGCGTCGGCGCCCGCCGGCTGGTGATCGCGGTCGAGTGCGCCAACGACGCCATCTTCCGGACGGCCGCCAGCAACCCGAGCCAGCGCGGCATGGGGACCACGGTCGCCGCCCTGCACTTCGCCGACGGGTTCGCGAACCTCTGCCACGTCGGCGACAGCCGCATCTACCGCATCCGGAACGGCGGCATCGAGCGTCTCACCGAGGACCACGCGATCGCGGCGAACGTCCTCTCCCGCGCCCTCGGCGCCCAGCCGATGGTCGAGGCGAGCTGGCGGGTCGAGCCGGTCCGCCCCGGCGAATGCTTCGTCCTCTGCACCGACGGCGTCCACGGCCAGGTGAAGGACGAGGAGATGCTCGAGATCGTCGAGCGCAACGGCGACGATTTCGCCGCCGCCTGCCGCGAGCTGATCGCCCTCGCCAACGACCGCGGCGGCCGCGACAACTCGACCGCCCTCGTCGTCGGCGTCCGCTGA
- a CDS encoding type II toxin-antitoxin system prevent-host-death family antitoxin: protein MRTVSAAEAKTKFGTLLARVSRGEEIVITRHDKPVARVVPAGCPGPKVAQRAVDDLRAVQGRIRSRTKGRARLTKAEVRSAIDMGRP from the coding sequence ATGCGAACCGTCAGCGCGGCCGAAGCCAAGACAAAATTCGGGACCCTGCTCGCCCGCGTCTCGCGGGGCGAAGAGATCGTCATCACCAGGCACGACAAGCCTGTTGCGCGGGTGGTTCCGGCAGGATGTCCCGGGCCCAAGGTCGCCCAGAGGGCCGTCGACGACCTCCGCGCCGTTCAAGGACGCATCCGGTCACGAACGAAAGGACGCGCAAGGCTCACGAAGGCCGAGGTTCGCTCGGCAATCGACATGGGCCGCCCTTGA
- a CDS encoding glutathione S-transferase family protein, producing MLKLYHAQLTRSIRIIWLLEELGVPYELATVAFKPPRHSFEQDTPTGKFPALEDDGMVMFESGAILEYLIEKYGKGRLAPPIGSPDRGPYLQWVHFAEATAFPPIADIARHMMFLPEADRIPQVAADGRVRAKNALDVVERALQGKQYLVGNELSGADVMMGYFLMAARMLGCVGAEHPNVAAYWERLAARPGFQKALSA from the coding sequence GTGCTGAAGCTCTACCACGCGCAGCTCACCCGCTCGATCCGCATCATCTGGCTGCTGGAGGAGCTCGGCGTGCCGTACGAGCTCGCGACGGTCGCGTTCAAGCCGCCGCGGCACTCGTTCGAGCAGGACACGCCGACCGGCAAGTTCCCGGCGCTCGAGGACGACGGGATGGTGATGTTCGAGTCGGGCGCGATCCTCGAGTACCTGATCGAGAAGTACGGGAAGGGCCGGCTCGCGCCGCCGATCGGAAGCCCCGACCGCGGCCCGTACCTCCAGTGGGTGCATTTCGCCGAGGCGACGGCATTCCCGCCGATCGCGGACATCGCCCGGCACATGATGTTCCTGCCGGAGGCCGACCGCATCCCGCAGGTCGCCGCCGACGGCCGGGTGCGCGCCAAGAACGCCCTCGACGTCGTGGAACGCGCCCTTCAGGGCAAGCAGTACCTGGTCGGCAACGAGCTCTCGGGCGCCGACGTCATGATGGGCTACTTCCTCATGGCCGCGCGCATGCTCGGCTGCGTCGGCGCCGAGCACCCGAACGTCGCGGCGTACTGGGAGCGCCTGGCCGCGCGCCCGGGATTCCAGAAGGCGCTCAGCGCGTAG
- a CDS encoding beta-propeller fold lactonase family protein yields MGSVASPISAPDRRVEIRITPCDASPGFHPDPASNVVSLTFQPPGPGADTLVPPAAITGKVVQDCTLAGGRCTTFSFLVPDTSGILVPDGLAGPAEIIVTVGAETVARIDALAQPTTGCDRQPERVFRQFTVLPRPNLMADLVNDAAPQVRATVDGGGNLLVPLDHWGQGLASVLAETPGAQVAILLTGTADVAAQGAGDPNTILQVLAAQASPERYVRSFTLDGRPLPPLLRLTNVGELFGTSDAAESVLRFARDDGEGGPALFDLSDRLHLGRGPILIGPYDVTREQPLPLVSLRPGSAAIGYVREESREGLNLNPDGDQTDLVVQVVDPSTGVATNTARAVSTVTETGIVTPAITSAGDLVAFLESEAGQGVNYNGDADLEDSVLRVYRGDGSHLTAATTVEVDGAPLVNRRTLAVSGERVFFRTPGSAIASGDSGLTYSDEVAVSPDGAHVYLAGSIHNVVSVFARDPGSGGLTFLGNEPAPYRVNQLAISPDGLHLYVKGFNNFQPGHVMVFARDAFTGGLTFLVEYVEGLGGIDGITGGGRIAVSPDGLNLYVVGSDNGCCGSEQKLSVFRRNPLTGALTFVGVALADLVGGDGGNIAFSPDGAHVYVNSYDVQVFDRSPIDGALTLKQTIVLDGQGMGLSPDGRRLYVAPTFYGQPTIVVFDRNQTTGLLTRVGGWEATTDDLNVYRLMVSPDGSRLLTCSSEGLLVWEIDARSGSADPYAQLTDQTCVFLALSPDGRDVYVAAQAPSIRGYSVRGGLGVFDAATNALRTVGTPATRVAVAGGRALYLRPEDLGGAGNGDGDDDDHVVELLDATGPFDVVTPLGVAGRRIALSDELIAFSVPEGSEHDHDRNGDFDTIDGILAVAEIGPAPVVRDLGVAADIVAATGTSVVFSRPEAMEPPNASGCAATIPPGGCDLNGNGTATDRVLHVYRHKFGGVGKIENTGIAVSRGNVGFEGLYDPRYPDRPDFFVAGNVVAVLTDEAATGVDLNQNGSTTDHPLQLVDISSSPSEVINPELAAIPCSFPSCEPGVPYRLDPVRGTVSFVVWEASQGVDLDGNGNNLDFVLNVYNLLNGQRQLLSLFPSSGIPQSDDVTVARLPEPFLEGQLVYSQVRESDVDTDLNGDGAVTTAVAVVLFGDADDDGVFDDFDTCVEDANAPDVDADADGLGDFACDPNPAGCPAAARSGCTPIAVSGKGSLQVSDAANNAKDRISWSWNKGGDTPVARFGNPVTGFTNYAFCVYDANGGRPQPVMGAVVRPDRICDPTKGKRCWSRTGANGFKMRDKAGTDGGITQITLKAGTTGKAKIQVKGGGAVLAMPTLGLAPPVRVQLVALDGTEEACWEATYSSPIANDGERFKAKSD; encoded by the coding sequence TTGGGCAGCGTCGCGAGCCCGATCAGCGCTCCGGATCGCCGCGTCGAGATCCGGATCACCCCTTGCGATGCCTCCCCGGGATTCCATCCGGATCCGGCGAGTAACGTCGTCTCGCTCACCTTCCAGCCGCCGGGGCCCGGCGCGGACACCCTCGTGCCGCCCGCCGCGATCACCGGCAAAGTGGTCCAGGATTGTACGCTCGCCGGCGGACGCTGCACGACGTTCAGCTTCCTCGTCCCCGACACCAGCGGGATCCTGGTACCGGACGGCCTCGCCGGTCCGGCGGAGATCATCGTCACGGTGGGTGCCGAGACGGTCGCCCGCATCGACGCGCTCGCACAGCCAACGACGGGCTGCGACCGCCAGCCCGAGCGGGTCTTCCGGCAGTTCACCGTGCTGCCGCGGCCGAACCTGATGGCCGATCTGGTGAACGACGCCGCACCGCAGGTGCGCGCCACTGTCGACGGCGGCGGCAATCTGCTGGTGCCGCTCGACCATTGGGGCCAAGGGCTGGCGTCGGTGCTGGCGGAGACGCCGGGCGCGCAGGTCGCGATCCTGCTCACCGGCACGGCCGACGTGGCGGCGCAGGGCGCGGGCGATCCGAACACGATCCTGCAAGTGCTGGCCGCGCAGGCGAGTCCCGAGCGCTACGTCCGTTCGTTCACGCTCGACGGCCGACCGCTGCCTCCGCTCTTGCGGCTCACCAACGTCGGCGAGCTCTTCGGAACCTCGGACGCGGCGGAATCCGTCCTGCGCTTCGCGCGCGACGACGGCGAAGGCGGGCCTGCTCTCTTCGATCTCAGCGACCGGCTCCACCTCGGACGCGGGCCGATCCTGATTGGTCCCTACGACGTCACGCGCGAGCAGCCGCTTCCCCTGGTGAGTCTGCGACCCGGCAGCGCCGCGATCGGCTACGTCCGCGAAGAGAGCCGGGAGGGTCTCAACCTGAACCCCGACGGCGACCAGACCGACCTCGTGGTGCAGGTCGTCGATCCGTCGACGGGCGTGGCGACCAACACCGCGCGCGCCGTCAGCACCGTGACGGAGACCGGGATCGTCACGCCCGCCATCACCTCGGCCGGCGACTTGGTGGCGTTCCTCGAATCGGAAGCCGGCCAGGGAGTGAACTACAACGGCGATGCCGACCTGGAGGATAGCGTGCTGCGCGTCTATCGCGGCGACGGCAGCCACCTCACCGCCGCGACTACCGTCGAGGTGGACGGCGCGCCGCTCGTGAACCGCCGCACCCTCGCCGTCTCCGGCGAGCGCGTCTTCTTCCGCACGCCGGGCTCGGCGATCGCCTCGGGTGACTCGGGTCTGACCTACAGCGACGAAGTCGCGGTCAGCCCGGACGGCGCGCACGTCTACCTGGCCGGCTCCATTCACAACGTCGTCTCCGTCTTCGCGCGCGATCCTGGAAGCGGCGGGCTGACCTTCCTCGGCAACGAGCCGGCGCCGTATCGCGTCAACCAGCTCGCGATCAGCCCGGACGGCCTGCACCTCTACGTGAAGGGCTTCAACAACTTCCAACCCGGACACGTCATGGTGTTCGCGCGCGACGCGTTCACCGGCGGCCTCACGTTCCTGGTGGAGTACGTGGAAGGCCTCGGCGGCATCGACGGCATCACGGGCGGCGGACGCATCGCCGTGAGCCCCGACGGGCTCAACCTGTACGTCGTGGGCAGCGACAACGGCTGCTGCGGCAGCGAGCAGAAGCTCTCCGTGTTCCGCCGCAACCCGCTCACCGGCGCGCTGACGTTCGTCGGTGTCGCGCTCGCGGACCTGGTCGGCGGCGACGGCGGCAACATCGCCTTCAGTCCCGACGGAGCTCACGTCTACGTGAACTCGTACGACGTGCAGGTCTTCGACCGGAGCCCGATCGACGGCGCGCTCACGCTGAAGCAGACGATCGTTCTCGACGGCCAGGGGATGGGCCTGAGCCCCGACGGCCGCCGCCTGTACGTGGCGCCGACGTTCTACGGCCAGCCGACGATCGTCGTCTTCGACCGCAACCAGACGACCGGCCTCTTGACGCGGGTCGGCGGCTGGGAGGCGACCACGGACGATCTGAACGTCTATCGTCTCATGGTCAGCCCCGACGGCTCGCGCCTGCTGACATGCAGCAGCGAAGGCTTGCTCGTCTGGGAGATCGACGCCCGCTCGGGCTCCGCCGACCCGTACGCCCAGTTGACCGATCAGACCTGCGTGTTTCTCGCCCTGAGCCCCGACGGCCGTGACGTCTACGTGGCGGCGCAGGCGCCGAGCATCCGGGGGTACAGCGTGCGCGGCGGGCTCGGCGTCTTCGACGCCGCGACGAACGCGCTCAGAACCGTCGGAACACCGGCGACGCGCGTCGCGGTCGCAGGCGGGCGGGCGCTCTATCTCAGGCCGGAAGACCTGGGCGGCGCCGGCAACGGCGACGGTGACGACGACGACCACGTCGTCGAGCTGCTCGACGCGACGGGCCCCTTCGACGTCGTCACGCCGCTCGGGGTGGCCGGACGGCGCATCGCGTTGTCGGACGAGCTCATCGCGTTCTCGGTGCCGGAGGGAAGCGAGCACGACCACGACCGCAACGGCGACTTCGACACGATCGACGGCATCCTCGCCGTCGCCGAGATCGGCCCGGCCCCGGTCGTGCGCGACCTCGGCGTCGCCGCCGATATCGTGGCCGCCACCGGGACCTCGGTCGTGTTTTCCCGACCAGAGGCGATGGAGCCGCCCAACGCCTCCGGCTGCGCGGCCACCATCCCGCCGGGCGGGTGCGACTTGAACGGCAACGGCACCGCCACCGACCGGGTGCTGCATGTGTATCGCCACAAGTTCGGCGGCGTCGGCAAGATCGAGAACACCGGCATCGCGGTGAGCCGCGGCAACGTGGGATTCGAAGGGCTCTACGACCCGCGCTATCCTGACCGCCCCGATTTCTTCGTGGCCGGCAACGTCGTGGCGGTCCTCACCGACGAGGCGGCGACCGGGGTCGATCTGAATCAGAATGGCTCCACGACCGACCATCCGCTGCAGCTGGTCGACATCTCGAGCAGCCCGAGCGAGGTGATCAATCCCGAGCTGGCGGCGATCCCTTGCAGCTTTCCGAGCTGCGAGCCCGGCGTGCCGTATCGTCTCGACCCGGTCCGCGGCACCGTGTCGTTCGTCGTCTGGGAGGCCAGCCAGGGCGTGGACTTGGACGGCAACGGCAACAACCTCGATTTCGTGCTGAACGTCTACAATCTCCTGAACGGCCAGCGGCAGCTGCTGTCGCTCTTCCCGTCGAGCGGCATCCCGCAGAGCGATGACGTCACCGTGGCGCGTCTCCCGGAGCCCTTCCTGGAAGGTCAGCTCGTCTATTCCCAGGTCAGGGAGAGCGACGTCGACACGGACCTGAACGGCGACGGTGCGGTGACCACGGCGGTGGCGGTCGTGCTCTTCGGGGACGCCGACGACGACGGCGTGTTCGACGACTTCGACACCTGCGTCGAGGACGCGAACGCTCCGGACGTCGATGCCGACGCCGACGGGCTCGGCGACTTCGCCTGCGACCCGAACCCGGCGGGCTGTCCCGCCGCGGCGCGCTCCGGCTGCACGCCGATCGCCGTGTCCGGGAAGGGGTCGCTGCAGGTCAGCGACGCCGCCAACAACGCCAAGGATCGGATTTCGTGGTCGTGGAACAAGGGCGGCGACACGCCGGTCGCCCGCTTCGGCAACCCGGTGACCGGCTTCACGAACTACGCGTTCTGCGTCTACGATGCGAACGGCGGACGGCCGCAGCCGGTGATGGGCGCCGTCGTGCGTCCGGATCGCATCTGCGATCCGACGAAGGGCAAGCGTTGCTGGTCGCGGACCGGCGCCAACGGCTTCAAGATGCGCGACAAGGCGGGCACCGACGGCGGCATCACGCAGATCACGCTCAAGGCCGGCACCACGGGGAAGGCGAAGATCCAGGTGAAGGGTGGCGGCGCGGTGCTCGCCATGCCGACGCTCGGGCTCGCTCCGCCGGTGCGGGTACAGCTAGTCGCGCTCGACGGCACCGAGGAGGCGTGCTGGGAGGCGACGTATTCGTCACCGATCGCCAACGACGGCGAGCGCTTCAAGGCGAAATCGGACTGA
- a CDS encoding sterol desaturase family protein → MLDTLLAWYAEPLFWLFPVATMLLSATAFMAFALPLTWLAARDPEWARPYRIQSRPPRAQQLVGPSVKSWAVNNAWLMLGTVAAWPLLRLSGVHTGPLPAWWVVVGQLALFFYLDDFLYYFSHRTLHRPWLYKRIHGWHHRIVTPWAITGNYMHPLELALTGSVAMVGPLVCGSHVAVVWLWFVWRQWEAAEGHCGYDFPWSPSRFIPGSDGARHHDAHHARVKGNYAGFTPIPDRIFGTFVRGYAEDLAARRGRASFRDAA, encoded by the coding sequence ATGCTCGACACGCTGCTCGCTTGGTACGCGGAGCCGCTCTTCTGGCTCTTCCCGGTCGCGACGATGCTGCTCTCCGCGACCGCCTTCATGGCGTTCGCGCTGCCGCTCACCTGGCTCGCCGCCCGCGATCCCGAGTGGGCGCGGCCCTACCGCATCCAGTCGCGGCCGCCGCGCGCGCAGCAGCTGGTCGGGCCCTCGGTGAAGAGCTGGGCGGTCAACAACGCCTGGCTCATGCTCGGCACGGTCGCGGCATGGCCGCTGCTACGGCTCTCGGGCGTGCACACCGGGCCGCTGCCGGCCTGGTGGGTGGTCGTCGGCCAGCTCGCGCTCTTCTTCTACCTCGACGACTTCCTCTATTACTTCTCGCACCGCACGCTGCACCGGCCGTGGCTCTACAAGCGCATCCACGGCTGGCATCACCGCATCGTCACGCCGTGGGCGATCACCGGGAACTACATGCACCCGCTCGAGCTCGCGCTCACCGGGAGCGTTGCCATGGTGGGCCCGCTCGTTTGCGGCTCGCACGTCGCGGTCGTCTGGTTGTGGTTCGTCTGGCGGCAATGGGAGGCCGCCGAGGGCCACTGCGGCTACGACTTCCCGTGGAGCCCGAGCCGCTTCATTCCGGGAAGCGACGGTGCCCGCCACCACGACGCCCACCACGCGCGCGTGAAGGGCAACTACGCCGGCTTCACGCCGATTCCGGATCGGATTTTCGGCACCTTCGTCCGCGGCTACGCCGAGGACCTCGCCGCGCGCCGCGGCCGGGCGAGCTTCCGAGACGCAGCGTAA
- a CDS encoding DUF1330 domain-containing protein, with amino-acid sequence MNVDSWNGVETMRQRAADGPLVMLNLLKFKPGGEQRYLEGYASVAVPMIQRLGGRILYAGRFAEKAHADDAPEWDVLVLVEYPNRQAFIDRVNEPEYRTAHVHRSQAVERGLLRATDPIG; translated from the coding sequence ATGAATGTCGATTCCTGGAACGGGGTGGAAACGATGCGCCAGCGCGCGGCCGACGGTCCGCTGGTGATGCTCAATCTGTTGAAATTCAAGCCGGGCGGCGAGCAGCGCTACCTCGAGGGCTACGCCAGTGTCGCGGTTCCGATGATCCAGCGGTTGGGCGGTCGCATCCTCTATGCCGGGCGATTCGCCGAGAAGGCCCACGCAGACGACGCACCGGAATGGGACGTGCTCGTCCTGGTCGAGTATCCCAACCGCCAGGCGTTCATCGACAGGGTGAACGAGCCCGAGTACCGCACGGCGCACGTCCATCGTAGCCAAGCCGTCGAGCGGGGGCTCCTGCGGGCTACGGATCCGATCGGGTAG